DNA sequence from the Cupriavidus oxalaticus genome:
TGGCCTCGCACGCGCTGGTGCTGCTGGGCGTGCCGATGCGCCATGTGCTGCGCGGCGTGCAGGAGGCGCGCGACGCGCGCTACAGCCTGCTGCGCGGCTACTTCCACGGCAGCGACGACGATGAAGACATGGTCGAGCGCGATTCGGTGCGGCTGCATTCCGTGTCGCTGGGGCCGCAGTCCACCGCGGTCGGGCGGCGCCTGGGCATGCTCGGCCTGGAGCGGATCGGCGTGGAAGTGACCGCGGTGCGCCGGCGCGGCATCCGCGCCTTCGATCCGGAGCCCGAGACCGTGCTGGAACCGGGCGATATCGTCGTGCTGCGTGGCCAGCCGGAAGCATTGGAAGCCGCCGAGATGCGGATCCTGAACGGCTAGCCGCCGGGTCGGGGCAGCAGCCGGAGCATCAGTCGGGGTATCGATCAGTGGGAGTGGGAGAGCGCCTGCCGTGGGCGCGCTTCCACCCAGGACTCCGGCAGGTCGTTCAGCACCGCGCGCGCGTCCAGCGAGCGGATCGGCACCGACTGGTCCGCCGGGATCCGGCCCTCGCCCTGCAGCTTCAGGTAGCGCAGGCAGCACACCCGCAGGAAGGAGGAGAAGTTGCCCGCTACCGCTTCGCTGCCGCGGTGGGCGGTCAGCTCGTCATGCAGGCGCGTAATCAGCTGGTTGACGGTCATGCCGTCGCGCGTGGCCAGTTCTTCCAGCACTTCCCAGAACAGGCTCTCCAGGCGGATGCTGGTGGCCACGCCATGCAGCCGCAGCGACCGCGCCTGGGTCTGGTACGAGGCCGGGTTGGCGCGGATAAAGATCTCACACATCGAAGCTCTCCGTGCTGCGCCGCGAGCGGCGCGCGGGTGCATGCGGCGCCGCTCCGTGATGGCGCGGCGCCGCGTGGCGGAAGGCTCTAATGTACGATCCGCGTGCCCAGCACCGCAAGGAACTGCGCCAGCCATGCCGGGTGCGCGGGCCAGGCCGGCGCGGTGACCAGCTTGCCGTCGGTATGCGCCTGGTCGACCGGGATATCGACATAGGTGCCGCCGGCCAGCCTTACTTCCGGTGCGCATGCCGGGTAGGCCGAGCAGCCCTTGCCCTCCAGCACGCCGGCGGCGGCCAGCAGCTGGGCGCCGTGGCAGACCGCGGCGATCGGCTTGTCGGCCTGGGCGAAGTGGCGCACGATCTCCAGCACGCGGGCGTTCAGGCGCAGGTATTCGGGCGCGCGGCCGCCGGGAATCACCAGCGCGTCGTACCCGGCCGGGTCGATCTCGGCGAAGCTGGCGTTAAGCGTGAAGTTGTGGCCGCGCTTTTCGGTGTAGGTCTGGTCGCCCTCGAAGTCGTGGATCGCCGTGGCGCAGGCGGCGCCTGCCTGCTTGTCGGGACAGACGGCGTGGACGGTATGGCCGACCATCTGCAGTGCCTGGAACGGCACCATGGTCTCGTAGTCTTCGGCGTAGTCGCCGACCAGCATCAGTATCTTCTTCGCCATCGCGGTCTCCTGTATGGTTACGGGTGTCCGGCCGACAGCCGGCACGGCCATTGTGCTGGCCGGCCCGGCGGCGCGGGTGGTAACCCGTTACCGCGGCCGGCGCGGGCATGTATCCCCGGCGCGCGAGGCGCGCTTTCTGTTTTTTTCAGACCCTATGGCAGATTCCATCATCCAGTCCCCCGACCTCGGCGACGTCACCGGCTATCTGCGCGACCGCATCCGGACCGTGCCGGACTGGCCCATGCCGGGCGTGATGTTCCGCGACATCACGCCGCTCCTGCAGGACCCCAAGACGCTGCGCGTGCTGATCGACGTCTTCGTGCACCGCTACATGGACGCCGGGTTGGACCTCGTCGCCGGCATCGACGCGCGCGGCTTTATCCTGGGTGCGATCGTCGCGTACGAACTGAACCTGGGCTTCGTGCCGATCCGCAAGAAGGGCAAGCTGCCGTTCCAGACGGTGGCCGAGGAATACGAGCTGGAGTACGGCAGCGCGACCGTCGAGATCCACGCCGATGCCTGCAAGGCCGGCGACCGCGTGCTGCTGGTCGACGACCTGATCGCCACCGGCGGCACCATGATGGCGGGGCGCAAGCTGCTGGAGCGGCTGGGCGCCACGGTCGTGGAGGGTGCCGCCATCGTCGACCTGCCGGAGCTGGGCGGCTCGAGGCTGCTGCAGGACGGCGGGCTGCCGCTGTTCACGGTGTGCCGCTTCGACGGACACTGATCCACGCTTACCGACAGAACGACTCGGAGACCCACTCGGAGACCCACTCGGAGATCGACACGGAGACCATATGCCAGACCTGCTGCTGTTTCTGCTGACCTCGGTCGCGATCACCGTCGCGCCCGGCCCCGACAACCTGCAGGTGCTCGCGCGTGGCATGGCGCAGGGGCGGCGCGCGGGGCTGGTGGCGGCGCTGGGTTTCTCGGTCGGCTGCCTGTTCCATACCGTGATCGCGGCGGTCGGGCTGGCGGCGGTGCTGCGCTCGTCGCCGCTGGCGTTCCAGCTGATCAAGTATGCCGGTGCCGCCTACCTGATCTGGATCGGCATCCAGGCGCTGCGCGCCAGGGGCGGACTGGCGCAGGGCGGCGACCTCGACGCCGTGCCGCTGGGCCGCGTGTTCCGCCAGAGCGTGCTCGGCAACATCATGAACCCCAAGGTGACGCTGTTCTTCCTGGTGTTCCTGCCGCAGTTCGTGCGCGCCGACGCCGCGCATCCCGGGCTGCAGTTCCTGCTGCTGGGCGTGGTCTTCATGCTGCAGACCGCGGTGGTGTTCTCCCTGTTCGGCCTGTGCGCGGGCTGGCTGGGGGCATGGCTGCGGCGCCGTCCGGCCACGGGGCGCTGGCTCGACCGCGCAGCGGGGGCGATCTTCGTCGGGCTGGGGATCAAGGTCGCGCTGCCCTGAGCGCGGCCGCGGCCGCGCCGCGGCATGTGTTGCCGGTTGCCCGCACCCCTCGCCCGGTGCCGTTGCCGCTGCCCCATGACGGGCGCATAATGCCTCATTGACAACTACACGATGACCGGGCAGGGCCGCCTCCGGCAGTAATCCGGCACCGGTCACACGAGGCGCACAATGGGCGTACTTCTTCATCTGCTCTCGGGTGTTGCCCTGCTTGTATGGGGCACCAACATCGTCAAGGTCGGCATCCTGCGCGTCTACGGCGCCAACCTGCGCCACGTGCTGTCGACCAGCGTCTCCAACCGCTTCACCGCCTTCCTCGCCGGGCTCGGGGTCACCGGGCTGGTCCAGAGCAGCAACGCCACCGCGGTCATCGTCAGTTCCTTCGTCGGCCAGGGCCTGATCGCCGTGGCGCCGGCGCTGGCGATCATGCTGGGCGCCAACGTCGGCACCGCGCTGATGGTGCAGGTGTTCTCGCTGGACCTGTCGTGGCTGTCGCCGCTGCTGATCTTCGTCGGCGTGATCGGCCACCTGACCTGGAAGGGCAGCAAGCCGGGCCACGTCGGGCGCGTGCTGATCGGCCTGGGCCTGATCATCCTGGCGCTCGAACTGATCTCGACCGCCACGCGGCCGGTGGTGCAGGCCGCCGGCGTCAAGGTGCTGTTCGCCTCGCTGACCGGCGACTCGGGACTGGACATGCTGGTGGGCGCGTTGCTGACCATCCTGTGCTATTCCAGCCTGGCCGTGGTGCTGTTCTGCGGCGCGCTGGCCTCTGCCGGCGTGGTGTCGATCCACGTGGGGCTGGCGCTGGTGCTGGGGGCCAACCTGGGGTCGGGCATCTCGGCGTTGCTGACCACTTCGGGCAACAACCAGCCGGGCAAGCGCGTGACGCTCGGCAACCTGCTGTCGCGCCTGCTGGGATGCCTGGTGGCGCTGCCGCTGCTGAGCCAGGCCGAAGAGGTGCTGGCGCTGATCGACCATGACCCGCAGCGGCTGATCGTCAATTTCCACCTGCTGTTCAACGTCGCGCTGGCGGTGCTGCTGCTGGGCGCCACGGCGCCGCTGGCGCGGCTGTGCGAAAAGGTGCTGCCCGGGCGCAATACCGGCGACAGCCAGGTCACGCCGCGCCATCTCGACCCGGCCGCGCTGACCACGCCCACGCTGGCGCTGGCCAATGCCGCGCGCGAGGTGCTGCGCATCGGGGA
Encoded proteins:
- a CDS encoding LysE family translocator; the protein is MPDLLLFLLTSVAITVAPGPDNLQVLARGMAQGRRAGLVAALGFSVGCLFHTVIAAVGLAAVLRSSPLAFQLIKYAGAAYLIWIGIQALRARGGLAQGGDLDAVPLGRVFRQSVLGNIMNPKVTLFFLVFLPQFVRADAAHPGLQFLLLGVVFMLQTAVVFSLFGLCAGWLGAWLRRRPATGRWLDRAAGAIFVGLGIKVALP
- a CDS encoding ribbon-helix-helix domain-containing protein; protein product: MCEIFIRANPASYQTQARSLRLHGVATSIRLESLFWEVLEELATRDGMTVNQLITRLHDELTAHRGSEAVAGNFSSFLRVCCLRYLKLQGEGRIPADQSVPIRSLDARAVLNDLPESWVEARPRQALSHSH
- a CDS encoding DJ-1/PfpI family protein; the protein is MAKKILMLVGDYAEDYETMVPFQALQMVGHTVHAVCPDKQAGAACATAIHDFEGDQTYTEKRGHNFTLNASFAEIDPAGYDALVIPGGRAPEYLRLNARVLEIVRHFAQADKPIAAVCHGAQLLAAAGVLEGKGCSAYPACAPEVRLAGGTYVDIPVDQAHTDGKLVTAPAWPAHPAWLAQFLAVLGTRIVH
- a CDS encoding Na/Pi cotransporter family protein, giving the protein MGVLLHLLSGVALLVWGTNIVKVGILRVYGANLRHVLSTSVSNRFTAFLAGLGVTGLVQSSNATAVIVSSFVGQGLIAVAPALAIMLGANVGTALMVQVFSLDLSWLSPLLIFVGVIGHLTWKGSKPGHVGRVLIGLGLIILALELISTATRPVVQAAGVKVLFASLTGDSGLDMLVGALLTILCYSSLAVVLFCGALASAGVVSIHVGLALVLGANLGSGISALLTTSGNNQPGKRVTLGNLLSRLLGCLVALPLLSQAEEVLALIDHDPQRLIVNFHLLFNVALAVLLLGATAPLARLCEKVLPGRNTGDSQVTPRHLDPAALTTPTLALANAAREVLRIGDRVEQMLDNMLRVMRTNDAKLATATCRIDNEVDDLYTAIKLYLTRISLEALDERDGQRWTEIISLTINLEHAGDIIERILLDTKDKKIAHNLMFSEAGMEEIAEMHARLVANLRLGLSVFLNGDLKSAQALMAEKANFRELERKYAHTHLQRVAEQTAESVETSSLHLDVISELKRLNSLFCATAYPVLEQAGVLNRSRMKEDDVPPVTRVQAAQH
- a CDS encoding adenine phosphoribosyltransferase; its protein translation is MADSIIQSPDLGDVTGYLRDRIRTVPDWPMPGVMFRDITPLLQDPKTLRVLIDVFVHRYMDAGLDLVAGIDARGFILGAIVAYELNLGFVPIRKKGKLPFQTVAEEYELEYGSATVEIHADACKAGDRVLLVDDLIATGGTMMAGRKLLERLGATVVEGAAIVDLPELGGSRLLQDGGLPLFTVCRFDGH